The Parvibaculaceae bacterium PLY_AMNH_Bact1 genome window below encodes:
- a CDS encoding hypothetical protein (Derived by automated computational analysis using gene prediction method: GeneMarkS-2+.), with protein sequence MSMESENPQTHPQQEHPLGETVTDVLAFLKSKARRLHKQIEKASAVDVARMRALPGMTSLTDQELVGQVKRRLCLNVIAMELGFRTWAALAHVMEGDEVGGDFGTILCPGRMMAHQNIWLADYQEARDIHREHGGYLLGYRRQFFIADGDYLQDLGLDPERDEWARMERNWVEPGDLNARARLYARLFAERLPV encoded by the coding sequence ATGTCTATGGAGTCAGAAAACCCGCAGACCCACCCCCAGCAGGAACACCCGTTGGGCGAAACAGTTACCGATGTCCTGGCGTTTCTAAAGTCGAAAGCCCGTCGGCTTCACAAGCAGATTGAAAAAGCGTCAGCTGTTGATGTTGCGCGTATGCGCGCCTTGCCCGGAATGACCTCGTTGACAGACCAGGAACTGGTTGGTCAGGTCAAGCGCCGTCTGTGCCTCAATGTTATCGCTATGGAGCTTGGCTTTCGCACCTGGGCGGCGCTCGCCCATGTGATGGAAGGCGATGAAGTCGGCGGTGACTTCGGGACCATCCTTTGTCCAGGGCGGATGATGGCGCACCAGAATATCTGGTTGGCAGATTATCAGGAAGCGCGGGACATTCATCGTGAGCACGGCGGGTATTTGCTGGGATATCGTCGGCAGTTCTTCATTGCTGATGGGGATTACCTTCAGGACCTGGGGCTGGATCCCGAGCGAGACGAGTGGGCCCGCATGGAACGGAACTGGGTGGAGCCCGGCGATCTGAACGCGCGGGCGCGTCTCTACGCCCGTCTTTTTGCGGAGCGACTGCCGGTATAA
- a CDS encoding acetyl-CoA acetyltransferase (Derived by automated computational analysis using gene prediction method: Protein Homology.), whose translation MVDPRTPILVGCGQVVQKEKDLDKIKDPASLMADAAKLALADTTISELTGKLDTITCTRFVIDSPGSRELPISQYANLPQTLANKLGAAPANTCYGPTGGNTPQLLVNYTAEKIAEGDQDVVLLAGVECFGSMQKLLMAGKTPESWNDDPGGNRIDIGHEKEGATRVENLHKLQHPVNCYPLFENALRGEAGRSVKDHQMFIGELMSPFTKVAAAHPQAWFPIERTPEEIATPTDVNRYVGYPYTKYMNAIMAVDQAAAVVMMSVEKARELGVPEDKWVYLHGSGDANDHWFLTERQNFHSSPAIRMMGQKAFAQAGWAIDEIDIMDLYSCFPSAVQIGMKELGIKVGDQRSLTVTGGLPYFGGAGNNYVMHSIATMVEKLRANPGKKGMCTSNGYYVTKHGIGLYSTTPTEGAWKRENPANYQAELDAMDHPRVEEKPNGAAKIETFTVMHGRYGPEFGIVMGRLDADNARFVSHVTAEADIQSLLNQESLGRPGTVENTDTGLNVFTLS comes from the coding sequence ATGGTAGATCCGCGCACGCCTATCCTTGTTGGATGTGGGCAGGTTGTTCAAAAAGAAAAAGATCTGGACAAGATCAAAGATCCTGCATCGCTGATGGCGGATGCCGCGAAGCTTGCGCTCGCGGACACGACGATTTCCGAGTTGACCGGCAAGCTCGACACCATTACTTGCACCCGCTTTGTGATTGATAGTCCCGGCAGTCGAGAACTGCCGATCAGTCAATACGCGAACCTACCGCAGACACTCGCGAACAAGCTGGGGGCAGCACCCGCAAACACCTGCTACGGCCCCACGGGTGGCAACACGCCCCAACTGCTGGTGAACTATACAGCCGAAAAAATTGCAGAAGGCGACCAGGACGTGGTTCTGCTCGCGGGCGTGGAATGCTTCGGCTCAATGCAGAAGCTCCTCATGGCGGGCAAAACGCCGGAGAGCTGGAACGATGATCCCGGCGGCAACCGGATCGACATCGGACATGAAAAAGAAGGGGCGACCAGGGTTGAGAACCTTCACAAGCTTCAGCACCCTGTGAACTGCTATCCACTCTTTGAGAATGCGCTTCGTGGGGAGGCCGGTCGATCTGTCAAAGACCACCAGATGTTCATTGGTGAATTGATGTCTCCCTTCACTAAAGTCGCCGCTGCCCACCCGCAGGCCTGGTTCCCTATTGAGAGAACGCCTGAAGAGATTGCCACGCCGACCGATGTCAATCGCTATGTCGGCTACCCTTACACCAAATACATGAATGCCATTATGGCCGTCGACCAGGCTGCTGCTGTCGTGATGATGTCTGTTGAGAAAGCCCGCGAGCTTGGCGTTCCGGAAGACAAATGGGTCTATCTCCATGGGTCCGGCGATGCCAATGACCACTGGTTCTTGACGGAACGCCAGAACTTCCACTCAAGCCCGGCCATTCGGATGATGGGACAGAAGGCGTTTGCGCAGGCCGGGTGGGCAATCGATGAAATCGACATCATGGATCTCTATTCCTGTTTCCCGAGTGCGGTGCAAATCGGCATGAAGGAGCTTGGCATCAAAGTTGGTGATCAACGCTCGCTGACCGTTACTGGCGGGCTGCCTTACTTCGGTGGTGCCGGGAACAACTATGTCATGCACTCCATCGCGACCATGGTCGAGAAGCTGCGTGCAAACCCTGGCAAGAAGGGCATGTGCACGTCGAACGGCTATTATGTGACCAAGCACGGCATTGGCCTCTATTCCACAACGCCAACCGAAGGTGCGTGGAAGCGAGAGAACCCTGCAAACTATCAGGCTGAGCTTGATGCAATGGATCATCCGCGTGTTGAGGAAAAGCCAAATGGTGCCGCGAAGATCGAGACCTTCACGGTAATGCACGGCCGCTATGGGCCAGAATTCGGCATCGTGATGGGACGTCTGGATGCAGACAATGCCCGGTTCGTGTCACACGTGACCGCAGAGGCCGACATTCAGAGCTTGCTCAACCAGGAAAGCCTTGGCCGCCCAGGGACCGTTGAAAACACGGACACGGGGTTGAACGTTTTCACTCTCTCTTAG
- a CDS encoding glutathione S-transferase family protein (Derived by automated computational analysis using gene prediction method: Protein Homology.), with protein sequence MKLYNANAGNPKRVRIFISEKGIDIPRVDLEAGTDTRTDAFRKLNSLGELPVLELDDGRIITESVAICRYLEAKFPEPPLMGQDAFEQGRIEMWSQRIFHQLFLPHGHYVRHTIALFKDVVTQVPDFAAAERAIIPQRWEWLDGEMSDGRLFIAGDDFSMADIHGMVVLMLGGFFDLPIPPTCTFANRWAEGVRTRPSWDA encoded by the coding sequence ATGAAGCTCTACAATGCCAACGCGGGAAACCCAAAACGGGTTCGGATATTCATCTCTGAAAAAGGGATCGACATTCCTCGCGTTGATCTTGAGGCCGGAACCGACACACGGACGGACGCGTTCCGCAAATTGAATTCCTTGGGCGAGCTTCCAGTTCTTGAGCTTGACGACGGGCGCATCATCACAGAGAGCGTTGCTATCTGCAGGTACCTTGAAGCAAAGTTTCCAGAACCGCCGCTCATGGGGCAGGACGCTTTCGAGCAAGGCCGCATAGAGATGTGGAGCCAACGAATTTTCCATCAGCTCTTCCTACCCCACGGTCACTATGTTCGACACACCATCGCTCTGTTCAAAGATGTCGTCACGCAAGTTCCAGATTTCGCCGCCGCAGAGCGCGCCATCATCCCGCAAAGATGGGAATGGCTGGACGGGGAAATGTCCGATGGACGCCTCTTTATCGCTGGTGATGACTTCAGTATGGCAGACATTCACGGCATGGTGGTTCTGATGCTCGGCGGTTTCTTTGATCTCCCCATTCCGCCAACATGCACTTTCGCAAATCGATGGGCAGAGGGCGTCCGCACTCGCCCAAGTTGGGACGCATAG
- a CDS encoding aminotransferase (Derived by automated computational analysis using gene prediction method: Protein Homology.), which yields MRPGNTIFSGLGTTIFSTMSAMAMEHGAINLGQGFPDDEGPLELRERAAQAVMAGPNQYPPSMGLPDLRKAVADHDTRFYGLEVDWETETLVTSGATEALADCFLALLNAGDEAILIEPFYDSYLPMVEATGAQAVTVGLDAPHWDLDLEVLGAAFSDKTKLIVVNTPMNPTGKVFTKAELQGIADLALKHDAYVILDEVYEHLVYAGAAHETMMTLPGMRDRCVRLASAGKTFSLTGWKIGYVTAAPDLLALINKAHQFVTFTTPPAFQLAVAWGLGQGEAYFQNLATDLEQKRDLLSKGLAAVGFDVVRSDGTYFVTTDIAGLGYDGTDLDFCKEITSKAGVSAIPVSPFYKPRDKGAGIPRNMVRFCFSKQPEVLEESVFRLKRYFG from the coding sequence ATGCGGCCAGGAAACACAATTTTCTCAGGTCTCGGCACGACGATCTTCAGCACCATGTCTGCAATGGCCATGGAGCATGGTGCCATCAACCTGGGCCAAGGGTTCCCGGACGATGAGGGACCGCTGGAGCTTCGCGAACGGGCCGCCCAGGCCGTTATGGCGGGACCCAACCAATACCCGCCGTCCATGGGGCTCCCTGATCTTCGAAAAGCAGTCGCAGATCATGACACCCGATTTTATGGACTGGAAGTCGACTGGGAGACAGAGACACTTGTCACCTCCGGCGCGACCGAGGCGCTGGCAGATTGTTTCCTGGCGCTTTTGAACGCGGGCGATGAAGCAATACTCATTGAACCCTTCTATGACTCCTATCTGCCCATGGTTGAGGCGACTGGCGCACAAGCGGTGACCGTTGGGCTTGACGCGCCTCACTGGGACTTGGACCTGGAAGTGTTGGGCGCCGCGTTCTCTGACAAGACCAAGCTCATTGTTGTGAACACACCTATGAACCCGACGGGTAAGGTCTTCACCAAAGCAGAACTCCAAGGCATAGCTGACCTTGCTTTGAAGCATGATGCCTATGTGATCCTTGATGAGGTCTACGAGCACCTTGTCTATGCCGGAGCAGCGCACGAGACGATGATGACACTGCCTGGCATGCGGGACCGTTGTGTGCGTCTTGCCTCAGCCGGAAAAACATTCTCTCTAACGGGCTGGAAAATCGGATATGTGACCGCTGCGCCAGATCTGTTGGCGCTCATTAACAAGGCCCACCAGTTTGTGACTTTTACCACCCCGCCAGCGTTCCAGTTGGCAGTGGCTTGGGGGCTCGGGCAGGGGGAAGCCTATTTCCAGAACCTGGCCACCGACCTGGAGCAGAAGCGTGACCTATTGTCCAAAGGCTTGGCGGCGGTCGGATTTGATGTCGTGCGCTCTGATGGAACCTATTTCGTGACAACCGATATTGCGGGCCTTGGCTACGACGGGACCGATCTGGACTTTTGCAAAGAGATAACGAGCAAAGCAGGGGTGAGTGCAATTCCCGTGAGCCCGTTTTACAAACCACGAGACAAAGGTGCCGGGATACCCAGAAACATGGTGCGCTTCTGCTTTTCCAAACAGCCAGAAGTGCTCGAGGAGAGTGTTTTCCGCCTGAAACGATATTTCGGATGA
- a CDS encoding DUF2804 domain-containing protein (Derived by automated computational analysis using gene prediction method: Protein Homology.): MQKELTAGPLHDENGHLIEKGWARDERRKYSHDGARASWYRLKEWDYYCVMGGEYGVSFVIADNGYMGLLSVTWLDFTTPDTMAELRILPFPRGQMGMPESADTGNIAVTHKGMTLDFRHEAGGRRLRLDCPSFDGNKGLAGELFLKQPPMDRMVIATPFDHNPQAFYYNQKINCMPAGGEVTVAGKSYAFEPDKQFGVLDWGRGVWAYDNQWYWGSASGLVDGRSFGFNIGYGFGNTSAASENMFFLDGTAHKLDQVTFHIPEDGYDTSPWKFTSNDGRFEMDFEPVLDRQENIDILVFRSIVHQVFGRFSGTVTLDNGETLEVRNLMGFAEDVRNRW; this comes from the coding sequence ATGCAAAAAGAACTGACTGCCGGGCCACTTCATGACGAAAACGGCCACCTGATTGAAAAAGGGTGGGCACGGGATGAACGGCGCAAATACTCACATGACGGTGCGCGCGCTTCTTGGTATCGCTTGAAGGAATGGGATTACTACTGCGTTATGGGCGGCGAGTATGGCGTCTCTTTTGTCATCGCTGACAATGGGTATATGGGCCTGCTGTCTGTAACATGGTTGGATTTCACTACTCCCGACACGATGGCGGAACTTCGAATTCTGCCTTTCCCGCGCGGTCAGATGGGAATGCCCGAGAGCGCCGACACCGGCAATATTGCCGTGACTCACAAGGGTATGACCCTGGATTTTCGTCATGAGGCTGGCGGACGGCGCTTGCGACTTGATTGCCCGTCATTTGATGGCAACAAGGGACTGGCTGGCGAATTGTTTCTGAAACAACCACCGATGGACCGCATGGTGATTGCGACACCTTTTGATCACAATCCACAAGCCTTCTACTACAATCAGAAAATCAACTGCATGCCTGCCGGGGGCGAGGTGACCGTGGCCGGTAAATCCTATGCGTTCGAGCCCGACAAGCAATTTGGTGTCCTTGATTGGGGGCGTGGTGTCTGGGCTTATGACAACCAATGGTACTGGGGCTCGGCCTCTGGCTTGGTCGATGGCCGTTCTTTTGGTTTCAACATCGGTTATGGCTTTGGCAACACATCGGCGGCGTCGGAAAACATGTTCTTTCTTGACGGCACGGCGCACAAGCTGGATCAGGTGACCTTCCACATACCCGAAGACGGATATGATACGTCGCCCTGGAAGTTCACCAGCAATGATGGTCGCTTCGAGATGGACTTCGAACCGGTCTTGGATCGCCAAGAGAATATCGACATCCTTGTTTTTCGTTCCATTGTGCATCAGGTGTTTGGACGCTTTTCGGGCACCGTCACGCTCGATAATGGAGAGACGCTGGAGGTTCGGAATCTGATGGGCTTCGCTGAAGACGTGCGCAACAGGTGGTAG
- a CDS encoding hypothetical protein (Derived by automated computational analysis using gene prediction method: GeneMarkS-2+.), whose product MSKIHFQSFQEGLNPSETLMVDGYSEGYRTISHWPGHSTPAQLRHDLTTGSALKFAALSPEEKRDLVGEFSIVTNNHIDADGVLSAFCVLNPDLALKHRDLILRTAATGDLAKWTGPDALALELTLMSEAERFEPFYGEPMTDRHWANMADAYQHCFWLLEETLLDDPFAIQNGWADRHRQVVADIEGIDAGEGVRITRYPEEDLAVIEVNREITLMGLRHAAGDLYRILLAYSDNEGTRYRFCYRAESWFDVVSITPQPRKPLDGLAARLNELEQNKQYRWWSTPTDWVVPELGFGEATIDELQASSSDPDLRRDPPSSLSIEVVMDELLKALSSKSGRL is encoded by the coding sequence ATGTCCAAAATTCATTTCCAGTCTTTTCAGGAAGGGTTGAACCCCTCTGAAACGTTGATGGTTGATGGCTATTCGGAAGGGTATCGCACGATCAGTCATTGGCCAGGCCATTCGACACCCGCGCAACTCCGGCACGACCTCACGACGGGATCGGCGCTTAAGTTCGCTGCCTTGTCACCGGAAGAAAAGCGGGACCTGGTAGGCGAGTTTTCGATTGTCACTAACAATCATATTGATGCAGATGGTGTGCTCTCAGCATTCTGTGTGCTGAACCCTGATTTAGCGTTGAAGCATCGCGATCTTATTCTGCGCACAGCAGCCACCGGCGACCTGGCAAAGTGGACAGGACCGGATGCATTGGCACTGGAACTGACCCTGATGTCCGAAGCCGAGCGGTTCGAACCGTTCTACGGAGAACCGATGACGGATCGGCACTGGGCCAATATGGCGGACGCCTATCAGCACTGCTTCTGGCTGCTGGAGGAAACGCTGCTGGATGACCCATTCGCTATCCAAAATGGCTGGGCGGATAGGCACCGTCAGGTTGTCGCTGACATTGAGGGCATTGATGCGGGCGAGGGAGTTCGCATCACTCGCTACCCAGAAGAAGACCTGGCCGTCATTGAAGTCAATAGAGAGATAACGCTAATGGGACTTCGCCATGCGGCTGGTGATCTGTACCGGATATTGTTGGCATATTCTGACAATGAGGGGACCCGTTATAGGTTTTGCTATCGGGCAGAGTCTTGGTTCGACGTCGTTTCGATCACGCCTCAACCACGCAAACCGCTCGACGGTCTTGCCGCGAGGCTGAATGAGCTGGAGCAAAACAAGCAGTACAGATGGTGGTCAACACCGACGGACTGGGTTGTGCCGGAACTGGGGTTTGGGGAGGCAACTATTGATGAGCTACAGGCTAGCAGTAGCGACCCAGATTTGCGGCGTGATCCGCCCAGCTCTCTTTCGATAGAAGTTGTGATGGACGAATTACTCAAGGCACTGAGCTCGAAGTCTGGCAGGCTATGA
- a CDS encoding antibiotic biosynthesis monooxygenase (Derived by automated computational analysis using gene prediction method: Protein Homology.), with translation MIVAIFRARVRAENADEYYALADKMGRIARAMPGFISWKGYFAEDGERVSVHEWESAEALEAWRTHPEHLRIQELGREKFYDEYTLYVMDEPRTSKFTKA, from the coding sequence ATGATTGTCGCCATTTTTCGCGCTCGGGTGAGAGCTGAAAACGCGGATGAGTACTACGCTTTGGCAGATAAAATGGGGAGGATTGCTCGCGCCATGCCTGGCTTCATCTCGTGGAAGGGGTATTTCGCGGAAGATGGTGAGCGGGTTTCTGTTCATGAGTGGGAGAGTGCGGAGGCTCTGGAAGCCTGGCGGACCCATCCTGAACACCTACGTATTCAAGAGCTTGGACGCGAGAAATTCTATGATGAATACACGCTCTATGTGATGGACGAGCCGCGCACCTCCAAATTCACGAAGGCATAA
- a CDS encoding dienelactone hydrolase family protein (Derived by automated computational analysis using gene prediction method: Protein Homology. GO_function: GO:0016787 - hydrolase activity [Evidence IEA]): MKEPLRREALSGDPKWLVVFLHGLGSNGADLMTFAEYWAKSMPDVAFSAPSAPTPCPDAPPTSDHPGGFQWIPKLPSGHPLLFPEVENAADDLQPILDQELAAVGLTPDRLALVGFSQGTLMALHAGLRRAVAPAALLGYAGGLVGRDRLANEITCKPPVMLINGDADPMVPAAAQAPALEALQAAGVVAAGQIMPGLDHSVNADALVLGARFLLSAFEYREKNPV; this comes from the coding sequence ATGAAAGAGCCCCTTCGACGAGAGGCTCTTAGCGGCGATCCAAAGTGGCTTGTAGTATTTCTGCATGGGCTGGGCTCCAACGGCGCGGACCTCATGACCTTCGCTGAGTATTGGGCGAAGTCCATGCCGGATGTGGCTTTTTCAGCCCCCTCCGCGCCAACCCCTTGCCCGGATGCGCCTCCAACTTCCGATCACCCGGGTGGTTTCCAGTGGATACCAAAACTCCCATCAGGCCATCCGCTTCTGTTTCCTGAGGTGGAGAACGCTGCCGACGATCTTCAACCCATCCTTGATCAGGAGCTTGCTGCTGTTGGTTTGACGCCTGACCGGTTGGCGCTTGTGGGCTTCTCGCAAGGTACACTCATGGCGCTGCATGCGGGCCTTCGTCGAGCAGTCGCGCCTGCCGCACTGCTTGGATATGCCGGTGGCCTCGTCGGACGAGACCGGTTGGCAAATGAAATCACATGCAAGCCGCCTGTTATGCTGATCAATGGCGATGCCGATCCAATGGTCCCTGCGGCTGCTCAGGCACCTGCGTTGGAAGCGTTGCAGGCTGCGGGTGTTGTGGCTGCGGGACAGATCATGCCTGGGCTTGATCACAGCGTAAACGCCGACGCGCTCGTTCTAGGGGCGCGTTTTCTTCTGAGTGCTTTTGAATACCGCGAGAAGAATCCGGTCTAG
- a CDS encoding P-II family nitrogen regulator (Derived by automated computational analysis using gene prediction method: Protein Homology.), producing MKKIEAIIKPFKLDEVKEALQEVGLQGITVTEAKGFGRQKGHTELYRGAEYVVDFLPKVKIEVVLDDETVEKAVEAIQNAARTGRIGDGKIFISSVEEAIRIRTGETGDEAI from the coding sequence ATGAAAAAAATCGAGGCAATCATCAAGCCGTTCAAGCTCGACGAGGTGAAGGAAGCGCTTCAAGAAGTCGGGCTTCAGGGGATCACCGTCACCGAAGCCAAGGGCTTTGGACGTCAGAAAGGGCACACCGAGCTCTACCGGGGCGCTGAATATGTGGTCGATTTTCTCCCAAAAGTGAAAATCGAGGTGGTGCTCGACGATGAAACCGTGGAAAAAGCGGTTGAGGCTATTCAAAATGCGGCCCGAACAGGACGCATTGGCGACGGAAAGATCTTCATTTCGTCCGTCGAAGAGGCCATTCGTATCCGTACCGGGGAAACCGGCGACGAAGCAATTTAA
- a CDS encoding DUF962 domain-containing protein (Derived by automated computational analysis using gene prediction method: Protein Homology.): MSVETSESGRITTYAEFWPYYLQEHSVPACRTMHYIGTALSIAALGLGIFVNAWWLLAAPLSGYFFAWVAHFTIEKNKPATFTYPVWSLVSDYRMFFAWITGRLGPHLEEAGVR, translated from the coding sequence ATGTCAGTTGAGACCAGTGAGAGCGGTCGTATCACGACCTATGCCGAGTTCTGGCCCTACTATCTGCAGGAGCACTCCGTTCCTGCCTGCCGCACCATGCATTATATCGGAACGGCACTGTCCATTGCGGCTCTTGGGCTTGGTATCTTTGTTAATGCCTGGTGGCTGTTAGCAGCTCCTTTGTCGGGATATTTTTTCGCATGGGTAGCTCACTTCACGATTGAGAAGAACAAGCCCGCGACCTTCACCTATCCGGTCTGGTCGCTGGTGAGCGATTACCGCATGTTCTTCGCGTGGATCACCGGGCGACTAGGCCCCCATCTCGAAGAGGCAGGCGTGCGCTGA
- a CDS encoding AAA family ATPase (Derived by automated computational analysis using gene prediction method: Protein Homology.) → MRPKRYVLSGCSGGGKSTLLSELQRRGFQTFEEPGRQIVREEQAAGGTALPWVDPEAFATKAIEMSVAAFDAAESAEGPVFYDRSFIDAISYVSHLRGELSPENRKLIDTRRYADQVFLTPPWPEMFENDAERQTSFDNAAAEYERLQVSFVEFGYELTHLPKVAVEERAAFLLEHIEF, encoded by the coding sequence ATGCGTCCAAAACGCTATGTGCTGTCGGGCTGTTCCGGCGGTGGTAAGTCAACATTGTTGAGCGAGTTGCAGCGGCGCGGGTTTCAAACCTTTGAGGAACCTGGCCGCCAGATCGTACGTGAGGAGCAAGCAGCCGGTGGAACTGCCTTGCCGTGGGTGGACCCTGAAGCGTTTGCCACCAAAGCGATTGAAATGTCTGTCGCGGCATTTGACGCCGCAGAGAGTGCCGAAGGACCCGTGTTCTATGATCGCTCCTTCATTGATGCGATCTCCTATGTCTCTCATCTGAGAGGCGAACTCAGTCCGGAAAACCGAAAGCTCATTGACACGAGGCGCTATGCGGATCAGGTCTTCCTGACACCGCCTTGGCCCGAAATGTTTGAAAACGACGCAGAGCGGCAAACAAGTTTCGACAATGCAGCCGCTGAATATGAACGGTTGCAGGTGAGTTTCGTTGAATTTGGCTATGAGCTTACCCACTTGCCCAAAGTTGCCGTTGAAGAACGCGCGGCTTTTTTGTTGGAACACATCGAGTTTTGA
- the glnA gene encoding type I glutamate--ammonia ligase (Derived by automated computational analysis using gene prediction method: Protein Homology. GO_function: GO:0004356 - glutamate-ammonia ligase activity [Evidence IEA]; GO_process: GO:0006542 - glutamine biosynthetic process [Evidence IEA]) gives MADAAAVLQTIKDKDVKYVDLRFTDPRGKMQHVTFDIAMIEDEDFFTDGQMFDGSSIAGWKAINESDMILMPDCATATIDPFYAQTTLAIFCDIVEPNTGELYDRDPRGTAKRAEAYLKSTGIGDTCYFGPEAEFFVFDDVRFSSTPYNTGFVLDSVELPDNSGTEYEMGNLGHRPRTKGGYFPVNPIDSAQDLRSEMLSTMAEMGVEVEKHHHEVAAAQHELGMKFQTLTTVADHLQIYKYAIHNVAHAFGKSATFMPKPVFGDNGTGMHCHQSIWKDGKPTFAGNGYADLSETCMHYIGGILKHAKSLNAFTNASTNSYKRLVPGYEAPVLLAYSARNRSASCRIPYGTSPASKRIEIRFPDPTANPYLAFSAMMMAGLDGIQNKIDPGDPMDKDLYALPPEELADIPTVAGSLREAVESLDADRDYLTKGDVFTNEQIDGYIELKMEEIERFEMTPHPVEFDMYYSV, from the coding sequence ATGGCCGATGCCGCCGCTGTCCTACAGACAATCAAAGACAAAGACGTGAAATATGTGGACCTTCGGTTCACCGACCCACGCGGTAAAATGCAGCACGTGACCTTCGACATTGCGATGATCGAAGATGAAGACTTCTTCACCGATGGACAGATGTTCGACGGCTCCTCAATCGCCGGCTGGAAAGCGATCAACGAGTCCGACATGATCCTGATGCCTGACTGTGCAACCGCGACGATCGATCCATTCTATGCGCAGACAACACTCGCGATCTTCTGCGACATCGTTGAGCCGAATACTGGTGAGCTCTATGACCGTGACCCACGCGGTACTGCCAAGCGAGCAGAGGCCTATCTCAAGAGCACGGGTATCGGCGACACATGTTATTTCGGGCCTGAAGCAGAATTCTTCGTGTTTGATGATGTTCGCTTCTCTTCAACCCCTTACAATACGGGCTTCGTCCTTGACAGCGTTGAGCTGCCGGACAATTCAGGCACAGAATACGAAATGGGCAACCTGGGCCACCGTCCCCGCACAAAGGGCGGCTACTTCCCGGTTAACCCAATCGACAGTGCGCAGGATCTGCGGTCTGAAATGCTCTCCACAATGGCCGAGATGGGCGTTGAAGTTGAAAAGCATCACCACGAAGTGGCCGCGGCTCAGCACGAATTGGGCATGAAGTTCCAAACCCTTACAACGGTTGCTGACCACCTGCAGATCTACAAATACGCGATCCACAATGTGGCCCACGCATTTGGCAAGTCCGCCACGTTCATGCCGAAGCCTGTCTTTGGCGACAATGGCACGGGCATGCACTGTCACCAGTCAATCTGGAAAGACGGCAAGCCAACATTCGCTGGTAACGGCTATGCAGATCTTTCAGAAACCTGCATGCACTATATTGGCGGTATCCTGAAACACGCTAAGTCGCTGAACGCCTTCACCAATGCTTCAACCAACTCCTACAAGCGTCTGGTTCCAGGCTATGAAGCACCGGTTCTTCTCGCTTACTCCGCGCGCAATCGCTCTGCTTCCTGCCGTATTCCTTACGGCACGTCGCCAGCATCCAAGCGGATTGAAATCCGGTTCCCAGATCCAACCGCCAACCCGTACCTCGCCTTCTCCGCGATGATGATGGCTGGCCTTGATGGCATCCAGAACAAGATCGATCCAGGCGATCCAATGGACAAGGATCTGTACGCCCTTCCGCCAGAAGAGCTTGCAGACATCCCAACAGTTGCGGGCTCGCTTCGCGAAGCTGTTGAAAGCCTTGATGCTGACCGTGACTATCTGACCAAGGGTGACGTGTTCACCAATGAGCAGATCGATGGCTACATCGAACTGAAGATGGAAGAGATTGAACGTTTCGAAATGACACCACATCCGGTTGAATTCGATATGTACTACTCCGTCTGA